A single genomic interval of Helianthus annuus cultivar XRQ/B chromosome 6, HanXRQr2.0-SUNRISE, whole genome shotgun sequence harbors:
- the LOC110865383 gene encoding MDIS1-interacting receptor like kinase 2 isoform X2, translating to MKRTQFHHLVLLITKGSFMSLTVAIILSSSIYNLLFVPSLAAAQPTSEASALLKWKASLDKQSQSLLSSWTGSNPCHDNWTGIGCSNRAAAAESVVTSIRIQNLNLSGVIPSEIGMLRSLDKLHLTNNSLTGHIPNSIGNITNLTEVLLSGNGLIGFIPNSIGNLRKLVRVDLSRNKLTRPIPPEIGTMSSLKIQYLDLSSNYLTGAIPSSIGNLTNLYFLYLYSNQLSGSIPPELVGATDLIDFEIGYNLITGTIPITFRNFSRLETMSFRVNHMSGPIPDYVANYTNLKELNLGENQFSGLIPPELGKRTALVILNLCSNNLVGSIPQDMNLTEMEVFQIPFNKFSGHLPNTICDSGFLRHLSVHDNFFSGPVPKSFKNCSSLERVRLDGNQLTGNISEDFGIYPELVFIDLSNNSFYGEVSSNWGRCPNLTSLKISNNNLSGKISIELGGATRLVELHLSSNHLVGEIPKSFKRLSSLMNLYLDGNKLCGTIPSELGNLYSLEELNLAKNSLTGPINEYIGDFFKLRILNLSSNKFEGVIPIHIAKLEKLESLDLSENSLAGRLPSQLEDLKTLQTLNLSHNNLSGSIPSCFTQMISLTTVDVSFNQLEGPLPNMRAFEEAPMEALGHNKRLCGKNTGLECPIQAGNQGNKKKVSKVILIILPTLGSLFLLVFMSFIFFYLPKRNPNDANTTQVTQENPFTIWSYDGKMVYESIIEALGDFDSKHIVGVGGHGAVYKAELSMEVLAVKKIHQPEEGETQNLKSFENEIRALTEIRHLNIVKLYGFCVHSRHSFLVYEFLSGGSLRSVLNHMEQAVEFDWEKRVMAVKGIAKALSYMHHDCSQPIIHRDLSSNNIIFDSDWVAHISDFGTARLLKPDSSNWTSFAGTFGYAAPELAYTMEVNEKCDVYSFGVITLEIIMGKHPGDFLTSSQDFEGVSWTEIPDQRLPPPEEQTAEQVQSLVKIAFSCLHQSPHSRPLMRDIALGFSAAAKRITRGNASSFYRAT from the exons ATGAAACGCACACAATTTCATCACCTAGTTCTACTAATAACCAAAGGATCTTTCATGTCTCTCACAGTTGCAATAATATTATCATCCTCAATCTATAATCTTTTGTTTGTCCCttcacttgcagctgctcaaccAACAAGTGAAGCATCTGCGCTTTTAAAATGGAAAGCCAGCCTTGATAAACAAAGCCAATCGCTTCTTTCTTCATGGACCGGAAGCAACCCGTGTCATGATAATTGGACCGGAATTGGTTGCAGTAACCGTGCTGCAGCTGCAGAAAGTGTTGTAACAAGCATTAGAATTCAGAATTTAAACTTATCAG GGGTGATTCCATCAGAGATAGGAATGCTAAGATCTTTGGATAAGCTTCATTTGACCAATAACAGTCTTACTGGTCATATCCCAAATAGCATAGGCAACATCACCAACTTAACTGAGGTTCTTTTGTCTGGTAATGGTCTTATTGGTTTTATCCCAAATAGCATTGGTAACCTCAGAAAGTTAGTTCGGGTTGATTTATCTAGAAATAAACTTACCCGTCCAATACCTCCAGAAATCGGGACAATGAGTTCACTCAAGATCCAATACCTTGACCTTTCTTCTAATTATCTTACTGGAGCCATTCCTTCATCAATAGGAAATTTAACCAATCTCTATTTTCTATATCTGTATAGTAACCAACTTTCTGGGTCCATCCCACCCGAACTTGTTGGTGCTACGGATCTCATAGATTTTGAGATTGGTTACAACCTTATCACAGGGACCATACCGATTACCTTCCGAAATTTCAGTAGGCTAGAAACAATGTCATTTCGTGTTAACCATATGTCTGGCCCCATTCCAGATTATGTTGCAAATTACACCAATCTGAAAGAGTTGAACTTAGGTGAGAACCAATTCAGTGGCCTCATCCCACCAGAATTAGGAAAGAGAACAGCCTTGGTTATATTGAACTTGTGCTCAAATAATCTTGTAGGCTCTATTCCTCAAGATATGAATCTAACTGAGATGGAAGTGTTCCAAATACCATTTAACAAGTTCTCTGGTCATTTACCAAACACAATCTGTGATTCGGGATTTCTTAGACATTTAAGTGTGCACGACAATTTCTTCTCAGGGCCTGTACCAAAGAGCTTTAAAAATTGTAGCAGCTTAGAAAGAGTTCGGCTTGATGGAAACCAACTGACTGGAAACATCTCGGAAGATTTCGGGATATATCCGGAGTTGGTATTTATAGATTTGAGCAACAATAGTTTCTATGGCGAGGTGTCTAGTAACTGGGGGCGTTGTCCCAATTTAACTAGCTTAAAGATATCCAACAACAATTTGTCTGGAAAAATATCTATAGAGCTAGGAGGAGCAACAAGATTAGTTGAGCTTCATCTCTCATCAAATCACTTAGTTGGTGAAATCCCAAAGAGCTTTAAAAGACTAAGCTCATTGATGAATTTGTACTTGGATGGCAACAAACTGTGCGGTACAATTCCTTCAGAACTAGGAAACCTGTACAGCTTAGAAGAACTTAACTTAGCAAAAAATTCTCTTACTGGTCCAATCAATGAATATATAGGAGATTTTTTTAAGTTAAGGATCTTGAACTTAAGCAGTAACAAATTTGAAGGTGTTATTCCGATACATATTGCCAAGTTGGAAAAGTTAGAATCTCTTGACCTTAGTGAAAATAGTTTGGCTGGGAGGTTACCTTCACAGCTTGAGGATCTAAAGACTCTACAAACATTAAACCTCTCTCATAATAATCTCTCAGGCTCTATCCCTTCATGTTTCACACAAATGATAAGTTTGACCACAGTAGATGTATCTTTCAATCAGCTGGAAGGTCCACTTCCAAATATGCGAGCTTTTGAAGAGGCTCCAATGGAGGCACTTGGACATAACAAGCGGTTATGTGGTAAAAACACAGGGTTAGAATGTCCCATCCAAGCGGGAAATCAAGGTAATAAAAAGAAGGTTTCAAAGGTGATTCTAATCATACTTCCTACTTTGGGTTCATTGTTCTTGTTGGTTTTTATGAGTTTCATATTCTTTTATCTGCCTAAAAGAAATCCAAATGATGCAAATACGACACAAGTGACACAAGAAAACCCTTTTACCATCTGGAGCTACGATGGAAAAATGGTGTATGAGAGCATCATTGAAGCCTTAGGGGACTTTGACTCAAAGCATATTGTTGGGGTTGGTGGACATGGGGCCGTTTATAAAGCAGAATTGTCAATGGAAGTTTTGGCGGTGAAAAAAATTCACCAACCAGAAGAGGGTGAGACGCAAAATCTCAAGAGTTTTGAAAATGAGATTCGAGCATTGACAGAAATACGCCATCTAAACATTGTCAAGCTCTATGGATTTTGTGTACATTCCCGGCACTCATTTCTGGTATATGAGTTTTTGTCAGGGGGTAGCTTAAGGAGTGTACTGAATCACATGGAACAAGCTGTTGAATTTGATTGGGAAAAGAGGGTGATGGCTGTTAAAGGTATTGCAAAGGCCTTATCCTATATGCACCATGATTGTTCACAACCAATCATCCACAGAGACTTGTCGAGCAACAATATTATATTCGATTCGGATTGGGTTGCTCATATATCTGATTTTGGCACGGCGAGGCTATTAAAGCCAGACTCCTCGAATTGGACTTCATTTGCTGGAACCTTTGGTTATGCTGCTCCAG AACTTGCATACACGATGGAAGTGAATGAAAAGTGTGATGTTTACAGTTTTGGGGTAATAACACTAGAAATTATAATGGGGAAGCATCCGGGAGATTTTCTCACATCGTCACAAGACTTCGAGGGCGTATCCTGGACTGAAATTCCGGACCAACGCCTTCCTCCACCTGAGGAACAAACTGCTGAGCAAGTACAATCACTTGTCAAGATTGCATTCTCATGCCTACATCAGAGCCCTCACTCAAGGCCATTAATGAGGGATATTGCTCTTGGTTTCTCAGCTGCTGCAAAAAGGATCACCCGTGGAAATGCTTCAAGCTTTTATCGAGCTACTTAA
- the LOC110865383 gene encoding MDIS1-interacting receptor like kinase 2 isoform X1 — protein sequence MKRTQFHHLVLLITKGSFMSLTVAIILSSSIYNLLFVPSLAAAQPTSEASALLKWKASLDKQSQSLLSSWTGSNPCHDNWTGIGCSNRAAAAESVVTSIRIQNLNLSGTLSDLDTWSLRNFESLDLSFNSLYGHIPSKIGNMSGLKYLDLSHNYFSGVIPSEIGMLRSLDKLHLTNNSLTGHIPNSIGNITNLTEVLLSGNGLIGFIPNSIGNLRKLVRVDLSRNKLTRPIPPEIGTMSSLKIQYLDLSSNYLTGAIPSSIGNLTNLYFLYLYSNQLSGSIPPELVGATDLIDFEIGYNLITGTIPITFRNFSRLETMSFRVNHMSGPIPDYVANYTNLKELNLGENQFSGLIPPELGKRTALVILNLCSNNLVGSIPQDMNLTEMEVFQIPFNKFSGHLPNTICDSGFLRHLSVHDNFFSGPVPKSFKNCSSLERVRLDGNQLTGNISEDFGIYPELVFIDLSNNSFYGEVSSNWGRCPNLTSLKISNNNLSGKISIELGGATRLVELHLSSNHLVGEIPKSFKRLSSLMNLYLDGNKLCGTIPSELGNLYSLEELNLAKNSLTGPINEYIGDFFKLRILNLSSNKFEGVIPIHIAKLEKLESLDLSENSLAGRLPSQLEDLKTLQTLNLSHNNLSGSIPSCFTQMISLTTVDVSFNQLEGPLPNMRAFEEAPMEALGHNKRLCGKNTGLECPIQAGNQGNKKKVSKVILIILPTLGSLFLLVFMSFIFFYLPKRNPNDANTTQVTQENPFTIWSYDGKMVYESIIEALGDFDSKHIVGVGGHGAVYKAELSMEVLAVKKIHQPEEGETQNLKSFENEIRALTEIRHLNIVKLYGFCVHSRHSFLVYEFLSGGSLRSVLNHMEQAVEFDWEKRVMAVKGIAKALSYMHHDCSQPIIHRDLSSNNIIFDSDWVAHISDFGTARLLKPDSSNWTSFAGTFGYAAPELAYTMEVNEKCDVYSFGVITLEIIMGKHPGDFLTSSQDFEGVSWTEIPDQRLPPPEEQTAEQVQSLVKIAFSCLHQSPHSRPLMRDIALGFSAAAKRITRGNASSFYRAT from the exons ATGAAACGCACACAATTTCATCACCTAGTTCTACTAATAACCAAAGGATCTTTCATGTCTCTCACAGTTGCAATAATATTATCATCCTCAATCTATAATCTTTTGTTTGTCCCttcacttgcagctgctcaaccAACAAGTGAAGCATCTGCGCTTTTAAAATGGAAAGCCAGCCTTGATAAACAAAGCCAATCGCTTCTTTCTTCATGGACCGGAAGCAACCCGTGTCATGATAATTGGACCGGAATTGGTTGCAGTAACCGTGCTGCAGCTGCAGAAAGTGTTGTAACAAGCATTAGAATTCAGAATTTAAACTTATCAGGTACACTTAGTGATCTTGATACATGGTCATTAAGGAATTTTGAATCTTTGGATCTTTCATTTAACTCACTCTATGGCCACATTCCTTCCAAGATTGGTAACATGTCAGGACTAAAATATCTTGACTTGTCTCACAATTACTTCTCAGGGGTGATTCCATCAGAGATAGGAATGCTAAGATCTTTGGATAAGCTTCATTTGACCAATAACAGTCTTACTGGTCATATCCCAAATAGCATAGGCAACATCACCAACTTAACTGAGGTTCTTTTGTCTGGTAATGGTCTTATTGGTTTTATCCCAAATAGCATTGGTAACCTCAGAAAGTTAGTTCGGGTTGATTTATCTAGAAATAAACTTACCCGTCCAATACCTCCAGAAATCGGGACAATGAGTTCACTCAAGATCCAATACCTTGACCTTTCTTCTAATTATCTTACTGGAGCCATTCCTTCATCAATAGGAAATTTAACCAATCTCTATTTTCTATATCTGTATAGTAACCAACTTTCTGGGTCCATCCCACCCGAACTTGTTGGTGCTACGGATCTCATAGATTTTGAGATTGGTTACAACCTTATCACAGGGACCATACCGATTACCTTCCGAAATTTCAGTAGGCTAGAAACAATGTCATTTCGTGTTAACCATATGTCTGGCCCCATTCCAGATTATGTTGCAAATTACACCAATCTGAAAGAGTTGAACTTAGGTGAGAACCAATTCAGTGGCCTCATCCCACCAGAATTAGGAAAGAGAACAGCCTTGGTTATATTGAACTTGTGCTCAAATAATCTTGTAGGCTCTATTCCTCAAGATATGAATCTAACTGAGATGGAAGTGTTCCAAATACCATTTAACAAGTTCTCTGGTCATTTACCAAACACAATCTGTGATTCGGGATTTCTTAGACATTTAAGTGTGCACGACAATTTCTTCTCAGGGCCTGTACCAAAGAGCTTTAAAAATTGTAGCAGCTTAGAAAGAGTTCGGCTTGATGGAAACCAACTGACTGGAAACATCTCGGAAGATTTCGGGATATATCCGGAGTTGGTATTTATAGATTTGAGCAACAATAGTTTCTATGGCGAGGTGTCTAGTAACTGGGGGCGTTGTCCCAATTTAACTAGCTTAAAGATATCCAACAACAATTTGTCTGGAAAAATATCTATAGAGCTAGGAGGAGCAACAAGATTAGTTGAGCTTCATCTCTCATCAAATCACTTAGTTGGTGAAATCCCAAAGAGCTTTAAAAGACTAAGCTCATTGATGAATTTGTACTTGGATGGCAACAAACTGTGCGGTACAATTCCTTCAGAACTAGGAAACCTGTACAGCTTAGAAGAACTTAACTTAGCAAAAAATTCTCTTACTGGTCCAATCAATGAATATATAGGAGATTTTTTTAAGTTAAGGATCTTGAACTTAAGCAGTAACAAATTTGAAGGTGTTATTCCGATACATATTGCCAAGTTGGAAAAGTTAGAATCTCTTGACCTTAGTGAAAATAGTTTGGCTGGGAGGTTACCTTCACAGCTTGAGGATCTAAAGACTCTACAAACATTAAACCTCTCTCATAATAATCTCTCAGGCTCTATCCCTTCATGTTTCACACAAATGATAAGTTTGACCACAGTAGATGTATCTTTCAATCAGCTGGAAGGTCCACTTCCAAATATGCGAGCTTTTGAAGAGGCTCCAATGGAGGCACTTGGACATAACAAGCGGTTATGTGGTAAAAACACAGGGTTAGAATGTCCCATCCAAGCGGGAAATCAAGGTAATAAAAAGAAGGTTTCAAAGGTGATTCTAATCATACTTCCTACTTTGGGTTCATTGTTCTTGTTGGTTTTTATGAGTTTCATATTCTTTTATCTGCCTAAAAGAAATCCAAATGATGCAAATACGACACAAGTGACACAAGAAAACCCTTTTACCATCTGGAGCTACGATGGAAAAATGGTGTATGAGAGCATCATTGAAGCCTTAGGGGACTTTGACTCAAAGCATATTGTTGGGGTTGGTGGACATGGGGCCGTTTATAAAGCAGAATTGTCAATGGAAGTTTTGGCGGTGAAAAAAATTCACCAACCAGAAGAGGGTGAGACGCAAAATCTCAAGAGTTTTGAAAATGAGATTCGAGCATTGACAGAAATACGCCATCTAAACATTGTCAAGCTCTATGGATTTTGTGTACATTCCCGGCACTCATTTCTGGTATATGAGTTTTTGTCAGGGGGTAGCTTAAGGAGTGTACTGAATCACATGGAACAAGCTGTTGAATTTGATTGGGAAAAGAGGGTGATGGCTGTTAAAGGTATTGCAAAGGCCTTATCCTATATGCACCATGATTGTTCACAACCAATCATCCACAGAGACTTGTCGAGCAACAATATTATATTCGATTCGGATTGGGTTGCTCATATATCTGATTTTGGCACGGCGAGGCTATTAAAGCCAGACTCCTCGAATTGGACTTCATTTGCTGGAACCTTTGGTTATGCTGCTCCAG AACTTGCATACACGATGGAAGTGAATGAAAAGTGTGATGTTTACAGTTTTGGGGTAATAACACTAGAAATTATAATGGGGAAGCATCCGGGAGATTTTCTCACATCGTCACAAGACTTCGAGGGCGTATCCTGGACTGAAATTCCGGACCAACGCCTTCCTCCACCTGAGGAACAAACTGCTGAGCAAGTACAATCACTTGTCAAGATTGCATTCTCATGCCTACATCAGAGCCCTCACTCAAGGCCATTAATGAGGGATATTGCTCTTGGTTTCTCAGCTGCTGCAAAAAGGATCACCCGTGGAAATGCTTCAAGCTTTTATCGAGCTACTTAA